The following are from one region of the Magallana gigas chromosome 6, xbMagGiga1.1, whole genome shotgun sequence genome:
- the LOC136276389 gene encoding uncharacterized protein yields MIISGKTDEEHLANLEAVLERLEKFGLRANLNKCDFFQEQVSYCGHMISEEGLKKSPDKVNAVLKAPRPENLQQLRSFLGLVNYYRSFLPNLSTVLGPLNELLQGEKT; encoded by the coding sequence ATGATCATCAGTGGGAAAACAGATGAAGAACACCTTGCAAATCTTGAAGCGGTTTTAGAGCGCCTAGAGAAGTTTGGTCTACGAGCAAACCTTAACAAATGCGACTTCTTTCAGGAACAAGTGTCCTACTGCGGTCACATGATCTCCGAAGAAGGATTAAAGAAGTCACCAGACAAAGTCAATGCAGTACTTAAAGCACCTAGACCAGAGAACCTACAGCAACTACGGTCATTCTTGGGATTAGTCAATTACTACCGTTCCTTTTTACCAAACCTGTCAACAGTCCTAGGTCCACTGAATGAACTTCTGCAAGGAGAGAAAACATAG
- the LOC109618092 gene encoding uncharacterized protein: MPSFMSKGEKQMTTESANTSRLVTKIRWVVESANSRIKQWKYLQHVLPTSQIPYIGDFIRIVCAICNRYMKPLSNGNATEDESLGCKMLFLSKQVNALQQHVEEHHLDRRSVCWEPVDDLKGFPYLDEEQLRNLTCGIYQLRLSPSYAQEHLEGNCQIHVHKEEPGLVRVRLQSRHVSSRSYQLWIRYDEASVTAWYCKCRAGARVVGMCSHIAAILWFLGNARHRISSGFGVRNLGDFVDDANNIPTPVDESESSEGELSGTEE, encoded by the exons ATGCCTTCTTTTATGTCCAAAGGAGAGAAACAGATGACAACAGAGAGTGCCAATACAAGTCGTCTTGTTACAAAG ataagGTGGGTTGTGGAATCCGCGAACTCCCGGATCAAGCAATGGAAATACCTTCAGCATGTATTGCCAACAAGTCAGATTCCATACATAGGGGATTTCATAAGGATTGTCTGTGCTATTTGCAATAG ATACATGAAACCACTTTCTAATGGAAATGCCACTGAGGATGAGTCCCTTGGATGTAAGATGCTTTTTCTATCCAAGCAAGTCAACGCCTTACAACAACATGTGGAGGAACATCACCTAGATCGGCGCTCTGTGTGTTGGGAACCAGTAGATGATCTAAAAG gcTTTCCGTATCTTGATGAAGAGCAGCTTCGAAATCTCACTTGTGGGATATACCAGCTTCGACTCTCACCCAGTTATGCACAGGAACACTTGGAAGGCAACTGCCAGATACATGTCCACAAAGAGGAGCCAGGTCTTGTCAGGGTACGGTTACAGAGTCGACATGTATCATCTCGATCATACCAGTTATGGATAAGATATGATGAAGCAAGTGTTACAGCATGGTACTGTAAATGCAGAGCCGGGGCAAGAGTTGTTGGGATGTGTTCCCACATTGCAGCCATTTTATGGTTTTTGGGAAATGCGAGGCACAGGATCTCAAGTGGATTTGGAGTTCGAAACTTGGGAGACTTTGTTGACGATGCAAACAACATTCCAACTCCAGTTGATGAAAGTGAGTCCTCTGAGGGAGAACTTAGCGGGACGGAAGAATGA
- the LOC136276388 gene encoding uncharacterized protein, whose amino-acid sequence MPGKKSYKCFLCPRITKRTDRFAISKSHRLVVNRISGRTPSDGDFLCNKCRHVCKSYVKGSEKAKKKVQACTSSTCTPQPCATPVSPPSVQLPFPSSARGHSSCCICKRPGPKLSVVPVDIRHQIFISKEIIIPAGARCCPNHLHGNIGDLEPIADTTTVNRSTITQLIKFLRSEIQRQEKTRLDFNSEKTLSDAEYRDLMGISKDSFKDLLLFVEGKVRPTPTRSVRTSLAIFLMKLRGGESNRVLSTLFNVSKSSIRRCISSVRSALSGRFVHENLGFQHISRAEIIQHHTRQLTQSLFETSPGNQAILVMDGTYIYINKSGNFQFQRQSYSLHKGRPLVKPLIIVSTTGYYLSVMGPYLARNNDASILKHVMKSNIEDICR is encoded by the coding sequence ATGCCTGGTAAAAAATCCTACAAGTGCTTCCTTTGTCCTCGCATAACAAAAAGGACTGACAGATTTGCCATATCCAAAAGTCACAGACTTGTTGTTAACAGAATATCAGGACGAACACCAAGTGATGGGGATTTTCTCTGCAACAAGTGTCGTCATGTGTGCAAGTCATATGTTAAGGGATCTGAGAAAGCAAAGAAAAAAGTGCAGGCATGTACTTCTTCTACATGtactcctcagccatgtgcaaCACCTGTTAGCCCACCTTCAGTACAGCTGCCATTCCCTAGCTCAGCTAGAGGACACTCCTCCTGTTGCATCTGCAAGAGGCCTGGACCAAAACTCAGTGTTGTTCCTGTGGATATCAGACACCAGATATTTATATCCAAGGAAATCATTATTCCAGCTGGTGCCAGGTGTTGTCCAAACCATCTCCATGGAAATATTGGGGATCTTGAACCTATAGCTGATACAACAACAGTGAATAGATCAACAATCACCCAGCTGATCAAGTTTTTAAGGTCAGAAATTCAGAGGCAAGAGAAAACAAGACTTGATTTTAACAGCGAAAAAACTCTCAGTGATGCCGAGTACCGTGATCTCATGGGAATTTCCAAAGACTCTTTCAAAGATCTTCTGCTCTTCGTGGAGGGAAAAGTTCGGCCTACTCCAACAAGATCTGTACGGACTAGCTTAGCTATTTTCCTGATGAAATTAAGGGGAGGTGAATCAAACAGAGTACTTTCAACCCTCTTCAATGTATCTAAGTCCAGTATTCGAAGATGCATTAGTTCTGTACGCTCAGCCCTTTCTGGAAGATTTGTCCATGAAAACCTGGGTTTCCAGCACATCTCACGTGCAGAGATTATACAGCACCATACAAGACAGTTAACTCAAAGTCTGTTCGAAACCAGCCCAGGCAATCAAGCAATTTTGGTAATGGATGGTACCTACATCTACATTAACAAGAGTGGAAACTTTCAGTTCCAAAGGCAATCATATAGTTTGCACAAGGGACGTCCTTTGGTAAAGCCATTGATAATTGTTTCAACGACTGGCTACTATTTATCAGTTATGGGCCCCTACCTTGCAAGGAACAATGACGCAAGTATCCTAAAGCACGTCATGAAGTCCAACATAGAGGACATTTGCAGATGA